tgattattgGTTCAAATTTACCTATTCATAATTCAAAATAGTCACTATTCTCTATTGGATCATGGGCTTCTTCCAACCAATTTGATATTGGGCTTCGTTGACGATGTTGAGCTAATTCTGATTATGAAACTGGGCTATGACATCACTTTTGTTACCTTTATTAGGAGTACTCgccagtttttcttttttttgtcggctACATCAAGCAGAAGATATACTAGCCGATTTTCCGAGGAGCAATTACATCTATCCGAATTTGATTTATATGGAAAAAGATATAGTCTTTGATCCTTGCTTTTTTTGCTAACGCGTTTGCCCTGCCATTTCTGTTCCGATGAATATGAGACGGGCTCACATCCTCAAAATTTTCATGTAATATCTGGAACACTTCGATCTCTGTATCGAACGATGACCAATCCACCGGATTTGTATTCATGTCCATTAAGTCCGAGCAATCTTTCTCAAACCATATCGAGCTTATCCTTCTTTCTTTTATACATGAAGTTGTCCAAAGTAGACATTTTATCTCTGCATGCAAAGCTACTTTTTATACATAAAACGTGTAATAGGAACTTCTCAACTTTGCACGCAGAAATGGAATGTATAAAAGAAATCTTTTGAATAAAAGTTTAACAATTCAGTTGGactataaactaaaaaaatacaaatgctTGGACGTAACAATTATACATTTgtaactttttaatttatagtcCAACTGAATTGTTAAACTTTCAttcaaagatttatttttattatagtcTTAGGAAAATGTATCATCCATTTGGctatctaataaaatataagatgttcaaaaaaaaaaaaattaaacgataaTTAACGTTTGtaataaaccaaaactatagGGGAAATAGTAATACTGTGATAAATAGAACCAGAAGATTAAATGTGTAATAAAGAAAACCTCAACTGCCTTCCGGCGATTAGATTCCTTATGCGAGTATTCTTTTGGACCGTATACAATAAGAATTTTGTCTGTGGACTAACCAAAACTTTTGTCttagcataaattaatacactaCGAGACAAAAACATTCCCTTCTGATCTACGAAGTACTGTATGTACTTAGTAAATCATTAAGCAATAAATTACTTTCATTAAGGTGTATAGAGCTCAAACCGGGTTAAAATGAAAGACCCGCTCTATACGGGTCGGGTCCAACACCTAACAAGAAAAGGAGCGGAGGAACCAAACCATGACGTGTAAAACTATGATTGGCTAACGACAACTTCTCTTCCTTGCTACTCTTTCTCTAATTAACACTCTCTTCGTTCAATCAAAATCGATTCTTGACGTTCTGGATCGGAAAAAGTCACCTCCTTTTAGGGTTCTCCGAAGTCAAAAAAGTCATTTTCTCATCACTGTTCCAAAGATTTTCTctttttcactttctctcttatAAGTAAACCTTACTCACTCACGTGATCTCCAGTGAGTGAGCAACTTGATTATTTCTCTACaacattttcttaaaacaatGTGTTGTAAATGCAGCTAGGGTTTGTCGGAATCGGTGCGTACAATTACAATATCTTGGAATTGGGTTTAAGGGCTTTTGGGAAATCGCAATTCTTCTTAGTCGCGATCGAAAAGTCGGAGACTTTTAGGACAATGTCGGCCTCCGACAGAGAGTTCCGTTCAGTTCTCGTTCCCGCCGGTAACAAGCTGCAGCAGAAACCGGTGAAGAAGACCGCTAGTAAATCGAAAGACCTAACCTTTACGGCGTCTCCGGCGAAGAAGAGTTCGTCTCCTCTGAGGAGGAACGGTGTCTCAATGAACGCATCGTACTCGTCGGAGGCGTCGTCTTCGTGCGAGTCGTCTCCGTTGAGTATGGCGTCTACTTCTAGCGGGAAGAGGCGTAGTGGGTCGAACACTTGGAGTTCACTGAGAGATGAAAAGGAGACAGGTGATTGCTTCTCTGATGGTCGTAGAAGATGCGCTTGGATCACTCCCAAATCTGGTATTAATCCTTTTTTTCTATCTTTCTTATGATAGCAATTGAAGCGTCAGTGTCCTCCTTCTGATTGTGAGCTTGACTAGTTTAGAACATTTGGAAGTTAGTGTCTGAATgtagatctctctctctctattgaACAACGACCACATAAATATGATTTGACTGATgttgtttgtttggtttcattTGAATAGACCAATGTTACATTGCTTTCCACGATGAAGAGTGGGGAGTTCCTGTCCATGATGACAAGTACGtgatcttctctctctcttttgcttTTGCCTGAGAGAATGCTCTTTGTTGATTGATTATAAACCGTTAAAACTGTTTGCAGGAAACTTTTCGAGCTATTAAGCCTCTCTGGTGCTCTTGCGGAACTGTCCTGGAAAGACATTCTTTCCAAAAGACAATCATTCAGGTAAACTAGAAAAACCATAGTCTTCTGGTAACATTGATCTTCTTATGAGCTTGAATCTCAAAATGCTttcgcttttttttttaaaaaacaggGAAGTATTCTTGGACTTTGATCCAATTGCCATATCTGAACTAACTAACAAAAAGATAACATCCCCTGACTCATTACTATCAGAGCAAAAGCTACGCTCAATCCTCGAGAATGCAAACCAAGTTCGCAAGGtactttaatgttttttttataaacatgaTCATAGcttttgtgtatttttatattaacttTTTATCGACTGTTATCCAGATAATAGTTGAGTTTGGATCATTTGGCAAGTACATTTGGAACTTCGTTAACCAGAAGCCTACTCAGAGCCAGTTCCGGTACTCTCGCCAAGTCCCTGTGAAGACTTCCAAAGCTGAGTTGATAAGCAAAGACCTTGTCCGCAGAGGCTTCCGCAGTGTTAGTCCTACGGTTATCTACTCCTTCATGCAAACAGCCGGTCTCACTAACGACCATCTCACTAGCTGCTTCAGACACCAAGAATGCATTTCCAAGGACGAGACCAGTTAGTAAAGGAAACCCAATAAcgtccgagagagagagagagagatggtagTTTAACACTCTGATGCTTAGTTTGTTATTCTCTGTTATATGTTTGTATTTGTACAGATGTTTTTATTGTCAAAACTAGATGAAGTTGCTAGGCTGAGTTTATTGGAGATTGCATTGAAACGATTACATGTTAAGCAATGGATGTATAATCTACTTTCTCTCATATGCCAAACTCAATCTAAGAACACTAACAT
This Brassica napus cultivar Da-Ae chromosome C6, Da-Ae, whole genome shotgun sequence DNA region includes the following protein-coding sequences:
- the LOC106430770 gene encoding DNA-3-methyladenine glycosylase 1-like isoform X1, giving the protein MQLGFVGIGAYNYNILELGLRAFGKSQFFLVAIEKSETFRTMSASDREFRSVLVPAGNKLQQKPVKKTASKSKDLTFTASPAKKSSSPLRRNGVSMNASYSSEASSSCESSPLSMASTSSGKRRSGSNTWSSLRDEKETGDCFSDGRRRCAWITPKSDQCYIAFHDEEWGVPVHDDKKLFELLSLSGALAELSWKDILSKRQSFREVFLDFDPIAISELTNKKITSPDSLLSEQKLRSILENANQVRKIIVEFGSFGKYIWNFVNQKPTQSQFRYSRQVPVKTSKAELISKDLVRRGFRSVSPTVIYSFMQTAGLTNDHLTSCFRHQECISKDETS
- the LOC106430770 gene encoding DNA-3-methyladenine glycosylase 1-like isoform X2, which gives rise to MSASDREFRSVLVPAGNKLQQKPVKKTASKSKDLTFTASPAKKSSSPLRRNGVSMNASYSSEASSSCESSPLSMASTSSGKRRSGSNTWSSLRDEKETGDCFSDGRRRCAWITPKSDQCYIAFHDEEWGVPVHDDKKLFELLSLSGALAELSWKDILSKRQSFREVFLDFDPIAISELTNKKITSPDSLLSEQKLRSILENANQVRKIIVEFGSFGKYIWNFVNQKPTQSQFRYSRQVPVKTSKAELISKDLVRRGFRSVSPTVIYSFMQTAGLTNDHLTSCFRHQECISKDETS